A genomic stretch from Thermodesulfobacteriota bacterium includes:
- a CDS encoding nitroreductase family protein: MELYDIMRTTFSAREFTNDPLPDSILYRILDNARFAPSGGNRQGWRVIVIRDHNTKETLAELAEPAARRYAAQKKAGENPWNTIDPTSVDAETIEQTPVPSHMRETYLRAALVLVVCVDLKVVASMDQDLKRIGVVSGASVYPFVWNILLAARHEGYGGTITTMPIAQEPKLQELLGIPKHFAVCAVIPMGKPTRNLTKLRRKPVSSFAVLERWDGKQLTENYL; this comes from the coding sequence ATGGAGCTCTACGATATCATGCGCACAACCTTTTCGGCAAGAGAATTTACTAACGATCCTTTGCCCGATTCTATTCTCTACCGGATTCTGGACAATGCCCGTTTTGCCCCGAGCGGTGGGAACAGGCAGGGATGGCGGGTGATTGTCATACGGGATCATAATACCAAGGAAACCCTAGCGGAGTTGGCTGAACCGGCGGCAAGGCGCTATGCGGCGCAAAAGAAAGCGGGAGAAAACCCTTGGAACACTATCGACCCTACGTCCGTCGATGCGGAGACAATCGAGCAGACTCCGGTTCCGTCACACATGAGAGAAACATATTTACGGGCGGCTCTTGTTCTTGTGGTGTGTGTTGACCTTAAGGTCGTTGCATCGATGGACCAAGATTTAAAGCGCATCGGTGTGGTGAGCGGTGCTTCCGTTTACCCCTTTGTCTGGAACATATTGCTTGCGGCCCGTCACGAAGGGTATGGCGGAACCATTACCACAATGCCCATAGCCCAGGAGCCCAAACTGCAGGAACTTCTGGGCATTCCCAAACACTTTGCGGTGTGTGCGGTTATACCGATGGGGAAGCCGACCAGAAACCTCACAAAACTAAGGCGTAAACCGGTTTCATCATTTGCGGTGCTGGAGCGTTGGGATGGCAAGCAGCTTACTGAAAACTATCTTTAG
- a CDS encoding NAD(P)/FAD-dependent oxidoreductase has protein sequence MARTYEYDAVVVGSGPNGLAAAITLAQAGFSVLVYEAKSTVGGGTRSAELTLPGFVHDVCSAIHPLGVGSPFFRSLPLSQYGLEWIHPIVPLAHPFDDGRAAVLERSIDKTCETLDQDANAYRDLMEPLVSDWDKLADGLLGPLQLPHHPIAMVRFGLNAIQSANGLARRLFKGKRARGLFAGLAAHSIMPLDHMITAAIGLVLGILGHAVGWPMPRGGSQKIADALSGYLRSLGGEIITNTLIESIDDLPTARAILLDVTPRQLLRMTGHRLPAGYRRRLESYRYGPGVFKVDLALDGPIPWKAKECAGAGTVHLGGTIDEIAAGERMMWEGRYPERPYVLVAQHSLFDPSRAPEGKHTVWAYCHVPNGSTFDMTERIEAQIERFAPGFRDLILARSTKSPIEFEEYNPNYIGGDINGGIQDLRQLFTRPVARLVPYSTPIKGLYICSSSTPPGGGVHGMCGYHAARAALRDVFQHRDYRALKFFSL, from the coding sequence ATGGCCAGAACCTATGAATATGATGCAGTTGTGGTCGGTTCGGGACCGAATGGCCTCGCCGCCGCGATTACGCTGGCTCAGGCAGGCTTTTCTGTGCTGGTGTATGAGGCTAAGAGCACCGTAGGCGGGGGTACTCGCTCGGCCGAGCTGACCCTGCCTGGATTTGTCCACGACGTATGCTCCGCAATACACCCCCTAGGAGTGGGCTCCCCTTTTTTCAGGTCCCTGCCACTTTCGCAGTACGGCCTTGAGTGGATTCATCCCATCGTTCCGCTCGCCCATCCCTTCGATGACGGTAGAGCGGCGGTGCTCGAACGCTCGATTGACAAAACTTGTGAGACCTTAGACCAGGACGCCAATGCCTACCGAGACCTAATGGAGCCGCTCGTATCCGACTGGGATAAGCTTGCCGATGGGTTACTTGGTCCGTTGCAGCTTCCGCATCATCCGATAGCGATGGTTCGCTTCGGCTTGAATGCGATCCAGTCAGCGAACGGCTTGGCAAGGAGGCTATTCAAGGGAAAACGAGCTCGTGGGCTTTTTGCCGGGTTGGCCGCGCATTCCATCATGCCGCTAGACCATATGATAACTGCCGCAATCGGGCTTGTTCTCGGAATCCTGGGACACGCCGTCGGCTGGCCTATGCCCCGGGGAGGGTCGCAGAAAATCGCAGATGCGCTTTCCGGATACCTACGTTCCCTCGGCGGAGAAATCATTACTAATACCTTAATCGAATCGATTGACGACTTACCGACTGCTCGTGCCATCCTACTCGACGTAACACCCCGCCAGTTGCTTAGGATGACCGGCCATCGCCTGCCGGCCGGATATCGTCGCAGGCTCGAGAGTTATCGCTACGGCCCGGGTGTATTCAAGGTTGATTTGGCACTAGACGGCCCTATTCCCTGGAAGGCAAAGGAATGTGCCGGTGCCGGAACCGTGCACTTGGGCGGGACGATTGATGAGATTGCAGCCGGTGAGCGCATGATGTGGGAAGGAAGGTATCCAGAGAGACCATACGTGTTAGTAGCCCAGCATAGCCTTTTTGACCCGTCCCGCGCCCCGGAGGGAAAGCACACCGTTTGGGCTTACTGTCACGTTCCCAACGGCTCTACATTTGATATGACCGAGCGAATCGAAGCACAAATTGAACGGTTTGCACCAGGGTTTCGGGACCTTATACTGGCAAGAAGCACCAAGTCGCCGATAGAGTTTGAAGAATACAATCCCAATTATATAGGCGGCGACATAAATGGCGGTATACAGGACCTGAGGCAGCTTTTTACCCGGCCGGTAGCCCGGCTGGTACCCTATTCCACTCCCATCAAGGGACTCTACATCTGTTCCTCATCCACGCCTCCGGGCGGCGGTGTACACGGTATGTGCGGCTATCATGCTGCGCGGGCCGCCCTTCGTGACGTTTTTCAGCATCGTGATTATAGAGCGTTAAAATTTTTCTCTTTGTGA
- a CDS encoding biotin/lipoyl-containing protein, protein MIYTFKFQDQVHRIDLDEGKNTEVEIDGRRMPVEFQKIDERFYSIIIDGKSISAGILKKGKKVEVFLDGDLYEFESISERERQSGSALISGIQDIKSPMPSRVVKILKEEDEEVKEGEGVIVIEAMKMESELKSPIDGKVKQVKVQEGSAVEGGTVLLVISSE, encoded by the coding sequence ATGATATACACATTCAAATTTCAAGACCAGGTCCACAGGATCGACCTGGATGAAGGGAAAAATACGGAAGTGGAAATAGACGGGAGAAGGATGCCCGTAGAGTTTCAGAAGATAGATGAAAGGTTTTATTCGATCATTATAGACGGTAAATCCATCTCGGCGGGGATATTAAAAAAAGGAAAGAAGGTGGAAGTCTTTCTGGATGGTGACCTCTACGAGTTTGAATCCATCTCAGAAAGAGAAAGACAAAGCGGCTCTGCGCTCATATCCGGCATTCAGGATATAAAGTCTCCTATGCCCAGCCGTGTGGTCAAAATTCTAAAAGAGGAAGATGAGGAAGTGAAAGAAGGAGAGGGTGTTATAGTTATTGAGGCGATGAAGATGGAGAGCGAGCTCAAATCTCCGATCGACGGAAAGGTAAAACAGGTCAAAGTCCAAGAAGGGAGCGCCGTGGAGGGTGGAACGGTGCTTCTGGTGATTTCGTCGGAGTAG
- a CDS encoding cold-shock protein, with product MAEREIGTVKWFNSTKGFGFIERANNKDVFVHYSEINAAGYRSLEEGQRVEFTVVDGPKGPQAQNVVKA from the coding sequence ATGGCAGAACGCGAAATTGGCACTGTAAAGTGGTTCAATTCTACCAAGGGCTTTGGTTTTATTGAGCGCGCTAACAACAAAGACGTTTTCGTTCACTACAGTGAGATTAATGCTGCCGGCTATCGTTCCCTGGAAGAGGGACAGCGGGTAGAATTCACCGTCGTTGACGGCCCAAAGGGTCCGCAAGCACAAAACGTCGTTAAAGCTTAG
- a CDS encoding DUF2191 domain-containing protein has translation MMLLHYHHDMRTTLTLDDDVVAKLKEEMRRSGQSFKETVNTVLRKGLNVPKKNKFEPFKVNPKNLKPRITIDYDNIGELLEQIEGPLHR, from the coding sequence ATGATGCTTTTACACTATCATCATGATATGAGAACAACGTTAACGTTAGATGACGATGTAGTTGCCAAGCTAAAAGAAGAAATGAGGCGCAGTGGTCAATCTTTCAAAGAAACTGTGAATACGGTTTTACGAAAGGGATTAAACGTTCCAAAGAAAAACAAATTTGAACCTTTCAAGGTTAATCCCAAGAATTTAAAACCTCGAATTACAATTGATTACGATAATATCGGCGAACTCCTAGAGCAAATTGAAGGCCCTTTGCATAGATGA
- the rraA gene encoding ribonuclease E activity regulator RraA, translating to MEYQTPDLCDAYPGLVRVVEPLFNNYGGKASFGGEVVTVKCYEDNSVVKETASTPGHGKVMVVDGGGSLRRALLGDLIAEAAVKNGWEGFIIYGCIRDVDAIRGMNIGVKALNAIPLKTEKRGVGEFNIPVAFGGVTFHPGEFVYADNNGIVVSPKPLKLPR from the coding sequence ATGGAGTATCAAACCCCCGACCTATGCGACGCCTATCCCGGCCTGGTGCGAGTGGTAGAGCCGCTCTTCAACAACTATGGCGGTAAAGCCTCTTTTGGCGGAGAGGTCGTTACCGTTAAATGCTACGAGGATAACTCCGTCGTCAAGGAAACCGCTTCTACCCCTGGCCATGGCAAAGTGATGGTGGTTGACGGAGGAGGCTCTTTGCGGCGCGCTCTTTTGGGCGATTTGATCGCCGAAGCCGCAGTAAAAAACGGCTGGGAAGGGTTTATAATCTACGGCTGCATCCGCGATGTGGATGCTATTCGTGGAATGAATATTGGCGTCAAGGCGCTTAATGCCATTCCCTTAAAAACCGAAAAACGCGGGGTTGGAGAGTTTAATATCCCGGTTGCCTTTGGCGGTGTTACTTTCCATCCGGGCGAGTTCGTCTACGCCGATAATAACGGTATCGTTGTGTCCCCCAAACCGCTCAAATTGCCTAGGTGA
- a CDS encoding type II toxin-antitoxin system VapC family toxin — protein sequence MILIDANLLLYAYDSSSEHHNRARSWLENILSEPQPIRLAWVTILAFLRISTNRKIFENPFTMSEATSIVQKWLEHQTVDLLHPSERHWTILSKLLKDGQANGPLVMDAHLAALAIEHGAKLYTTDRDFSRFDNLQVVNPLLK from the coding sequence ATGATACTCATTGATGCCAATCTCTTGCTTTATGCTTATGATAGCTCAAGCGAGCATCATAACAGGGCGCGTAGCTGGTTGGAAAATATTCTTTCTGAGCCTCAACCCATTAGATTAGCCTGGGTCACCATATTGGCATTTTTGAGGATATCCACTAACCGTAAAATTTTTGAAAACCCCTTCACCATGTCAGAAGCAACTTCTATAGTTCAAAAATGGCTTGAGCATCAAACGGTTGACCTGTTACATCCCTCAGAACGACATTGGACAATCCTTTCAAAGCTGCTAAAAGACGGACAAGCAAACGGTCCATTAGTAATGGATGCTCATCTGGCCGCCTTGGCAATCGAACACGGAGCCAAGCTCTATACTACGGATAGAGATTTTTCTCGTTTTGACAATCTTCAGGTAGTTAACCCGTTATTGAAATAA
- a CDS encoding 4a-hydroxytetrahydrobiopterin dehydratase — MAVLSEKEIKEKLKDLEGWQLKGNEIAKTYTHKDFVDAMAFVNKVAILAEKADHHPDILIKYNKVTLSLSTHSQGGVTDNDINLAKNIDKTK; from the coding sequence ATGGCTGTACTATCGGAAAAAGAGATTAAGGAAAAACTAAAGGACCTAGAAGGCTGGCAGTTGAAGGGGAATGAGATTGCCAAGACCTATACCCATAAAGATTTTGTAGATGCTATGGCCTTTGTGAACAAGGTTGCCATCCTTGCCGAAAAGGCGGACCACCATCCGGATATTTTGATTAAATACAACAAAGTAACTCTCAGCCTTTCCACACACAGCCAGGGCGGAGTAACCGATAACGACATTAATCTGGCGAAGAATATAGACAAGACAAAGTAG